In Thermanaerovibrio velox DSM 12556, the genomic stretch GCTGGCAGAGTATTCTAAGGAGCTCTCCCCCCGCAAGGCCCGCGGCTCCCATGACGGCTACCCTATGCATGGCTCTTCCTCCACCGGGGCAAGCCTGTAGGGCCTGAAGGGACCTTGGGACACCTCCCGCAATATCCACATGATGAGCCCCGGTATGCGGCCGCAGAAGAAAACCCCTCGGCCAACCTCCGGCGGGAAACCCATGTCCAACAAAAGGGCCCCCGCAACGCCGTCGATATTTCCCCTTATCCCCTTCAACCTCGTCAGCTCTTCCTGTACCGCCAGGAAGAACCTGAGGTGCCTGGTATCCCTTAGCGAAAGCCCCTTGCGGACCAAGGGTGCCACCCGGGGATCTTGGCGATGAACCCTGTGTCCAAAACCGGGCATCCTCTCCCCACGGGACAGGAACGAAGACACCAACTCCCCCGGGTTGACCATGTCCCTTACGGAGGCGCTGAAGAGCTCCATGGCCCGCTCTATGGCCCCCGCGTGGTGATCCCCAAAGGACAAAAGGGCCGATGCCAGTGCGCAGTGGATCCCCGAGCCCGATGAGGCCGCAAGCCTGGCGGACTGGGTGCTGGGAGGAGTGGCTCCATGATCTCCCATGGCACATAGTATGGCGCGAAACACCCCGGACTCCTCCTCGGAAGGGGAACGCCCTTGAACCAGCCTAAACCAAACCTCCGAGGGATCTGCCCTGTCTATGAAGCCCCCTATTGGCTCCCGGTCGATGATTATGCTGTCCCGGCACACCGACGAGCTTCCAAGCCTCACCACCATTCCCCATCCCTCCCCAGGTGCCCGTCCTGATCAAAGTCATCGGTACCCTCTCCATCCAGTTCCCAGGGGTTCCAAGACATACCCTGGGGCATCTCATCCAAGGGCATGAGGGTTATCAACAAACCGCCAAAAAGGGGAAGCCTGAGTTCCATCGTCAACACCTCCAAAAGAGTGGTAAAAACATAAAAAACCCGCCCCATTCCGGGCGGGTTGAGGTGTAAGAGGCATGAAGGGAACAGGCCCCCGATGATACGCCAAGTTAACCGGGGGATGTCCCTTCCCTCAACCCGCCTGAACGACCCCACGCCCGGAAGAGCTTTCCAAGGGCGGGGGAAAACCTCAACGACAGCAGTGCCCTCTCATCAGCCCCGAAGGGCTTTCGCTTACCGCGTTTCATTTCACGATACCCCCTTGTTTATCCAAAAGGTTCCTAACGATGAGACCCGGTATGTCAACCCCGGTGGGCTCCAGGGAGTTCTTGAACTCACCACCGTCGTTCACCTCGTTCACCATCCACTCCC encodes the following:
- a CDS encoding citrate/2-methylcitrate synthase translates to MVVRLGSSSVCRDSIIIDREPIGGFIDRADPSEVWFRLVQGRSPSEEESGVFRAILCAMGDHGATPPSTQSARLAASSGSGIHCALASALLSFGDHHAGAIERAMELFSASVRDMVNPGELVSSFLSRGERMPGFGHRVHRQDPRVAPLVRKGLSLRDTRHLRFFLAVQEELTRLKGIRGNIDGVAGALLLDMGFPPEVGRGVFFCGRIPGLIMWILREVSQGPFRPYRLAPVEEEPCIG